ctcccgcaccccacgaaacaagggtgtcttgttcatgcgaggtaggatcccttgattgatgccataattcatgaacaaattccctgtccgaacgagaatcaatggggttggatgcagaatagtgacggcgtattgaaacaagttcgttgagaacttacttgatgaacgacTGCACCTcagtaaggttattcaacacatatagcatgatactgcgccactcttcatttcccaatagctttggggttgatccacttgcgctgccgagttggccttggaaaagactgaaggtcgattcattttcgccagcattgtaacgagggagtggattatgattgctaggaaggttcggcttgtagtattgcgttgtgaagtttgccacctcctcccgaagcatgcctctgcaatggaagcctcaattctggctttatttgtacattttttgcgaagagtctttagacatctctcgattggatagcaccaacgggcctacatggccccccaaacgtgcctcggacaggaggtgcacaatcagatgctgcatcgacaagaagaagctgggtggaaagatcttctccaacttacagagtaACACAGGTGCcgttttttccaagtcctgagcgacggtctgagatatctccttggcacaaaactggcaaaagaaaaagctcaactttgccagcactagccaaacatgctcagggacatagcctcggaccatcgccggaagaagccgctcaatccatatgtggtagtcatgactcttcatcccattgactcgcagagtgcctaagttcactcccctactaagattcgctgcatatccatctaggAACATTAACATCTAGATCCaatttagtacttccctcctttgatcgatttgcaagacgaaattgatcttaggccttttctagttcttgtttcgaccactaggaggctgcatcgcttgattcggtctatcgcacaatgttgctaggtccactctagccttaacgttgtccttagacttgtcagtgtccatgagagttccccaaagtgcctcgacgatattcttttcagtgtgcattacatcaatattatgtggcagaagaagatcatcaaaataggggagcctcgtcaagccggacttatgagtccacatatgttcctcaccatatcccataaaaccaccttcttcattgggcacgagagcatctatctgagcacgaacctcggcaccagtcctcaagtgtggtttagggtctgtcactttgacacctttcgtaaagctcttgatgtcttctctgaattcatggtctagagggaggaactgacaATGCTGGtcaaacgacgaatacttgccacccttcttcaaccaaatgaacctcacagcttccttgcatattgggcatgggaacttcccgtgaacacaccaggcggcaaataacccatacgccaggaagtcatgtagggagtagtggtaccaaacgtgcattttgaagcttgtctttgtagcttggtcgtatgtccatacccccttctcccaagcgtggatcaattcatcaatcataggctccatgaacacacccatattactccctgggtgtccaggaattatcaacgacaagaatacgttatgccgttgaaaggagatgctaggagggagattgagggggataacaaaaaacgggccagcatgtgtatggggcagccatcattccataaggattgaacccatctgttgccagcgcgacacgtacattacgggccttagctgctttgtcacgatgtttgtcattgaagtacgtccatgcttcaacatcagacggatgtaccatcttcccaggattgtaccgtttgccatctttgtgccatgtcatctgtttcatggattcctcgatcatgaatagctgttggatcctccgcaggaaaggaaggtgccgtagcactcttgcggggatcggaagctgctttttctgaccatcaccagagtctacctctaggtacctggaggatttacacttcggacagtaatttgcgtccttgtgttctttcctaaataggacgcaccccttcggacaaacatgtatcttgtcatatggcatcttaagcatacgaaggagtttctctgcctcgtacaagttcgtcagcaaagtgtgcttctccggtagcatggtgccaaacacggccaacatcttatcgaagccttctcgactcaggtttaactcggccttcaaccccattacgcgtccaaccgcatccagctgagaaatcattgtacgctcgtgaaggggtttctgtgccgagtgcaacattttgtagaagtcctttgcgtattcctccatctcctccttctcacgtcgttcaacgaagtgagcttggtgggcgtcatctaacatgtctgctacccccgcatcatcatcaaaagcctcgaggcgtgctctcaccacctccactcttatacgatctgcttcaccatggtagatccactgctggtagccaggcgtataaccattgaacacaagatgtctacccatggtcttctcgtctacctttctcctgttgtcacatttgctgcagggacaccaaactagagaatgtcctcctgctcctgggccaaatgcatgtttcaagaaatgatttgtccccttcacccattcatagtcatAGTCACTGCCGCTTCtccagcccatgtacatccactgacggtcctccatcctttaacatttacatcacagagtattgtgaccatcaattgcatctacgcgttgttcctaatgtctaataggtgaggataggtcctaatcccacccgcggatgcgtagatgaggtcagtttccaggctccgctcctctccgagacagaatttcggcagcaccttctcgctgttctcccgatacatgtcctgccagggagagtgtgtatccggagaacaacagggaagaGCTACCGAAACTCGGTCTCGGACCGGAGCataccatggaaactaacccatctatgcatccgcgggctgtccaaaaaacgtggacaatccgaaatagatatggtcgtagatatgcaaagatccgcatacctacgaccgtatctctttcggatgggagacgcctaactaggttacgcgatctaAGACAATGATACGGGAGGATggcttatttatacctagggtggcggtggagtcaggctagcggggcagtggtgaGTCAGGGCAGTGACGAGGCGATGCtatgcaggcagacccgcaacgccgATGAAgaggatcggggtcgccgagtcccctctgacgtgctcttctctgcaaaagaagaaacacaatactataagttgaaaatttcggcagaacctcccctgtacggggaggtttccaaaacctgcaagaaaaaaacagcacgatggccgacaaccacatatcaagggaacaaatacggcacgatggccgatagccagatatatattaatccaccaccaacacaccaccacctccaccaccacgaccacaccaccaccaccacaaccaccacactaccaccatgaccacgaccacgaccacaccaccaccaccacaacctccaccaccatgaccacaccaccacgaccacaccaccaccaccacaaccaccacactaccaccaccaccacgaccacgaccacaccacgacatccaccacaacgaccatgaccacaccaccacatccaccacaacgaccacaccaccacatccaccacaatgaccacaccaccaccacctcaacaAACACACTACCCTTCTTCTCCACGTCCACCTCCACATACACCTCCACCattgcacgccaccaccacctcgacctccacctagacctcctccttcaccagCATTGTACACCATGAAGCGAGGGAAGGGCATACCTGGACGTCGGAGGCCGCGGACGGGGCAGCATCAAGGGGCCGGGgcggggcacctcctcctcctctcttctcggcctcctctcttctcctgttCCCCTTCTCATCTCCTCCCTTTCTCCCACCTTCTGCTCGGAACGGGGGCGGGCACGGCGGACAGCGTGGACGGGGTTGGCGGGTGGCGCggggtcctcctccttctccggtgGCCGACGGATGGCGCGGcggttctcctcctcctcggggcGGGCCGGCCGACGGGCGTGGGCGGGTGTGGGCGGGCGGCGTGGCCGGGGCGGGGCACCTCCGGCGGGTTGAGGCGAGCGGCGGGGTGGGGCTCCTCCggtggcctgctcctcctccctcctcctctggCGGCCGGGGGCCGGGGGCGCGCGGGGTGACGGTGGCGGCCGGGCGCGCTCCGGTGGGCCGCGCGGGGCGGTCGGGCGCGGGGCGGCGGGGCGCGGGGCGGTGGTGGGGCGGCGGGGCTCGCGGGGCAGCGGGGCGCGAGGCAGCGGCGGGGCGCGCAGCGGCGACGTCAAGCAGCCTGTGTTCTGGGCGGGGAATTTGGGCCGTTGGCCGATTTACggttgggccctttgccgagggcccagatccagggccctcggcaaagatttttttatttttttaaatattctttgctgagggccattggccaggccctcggcgaagaccccctttgccgagggccaagctaggccctcggcaaagatttttttttggtcTGTGGGCAGGGAATTTGGGCGGctggccgatttagggttggccctttgccgagggcctggatccagggccctcgacaaagattttttatttatttttaaatattctttgccgagggccattggccaggccctcggcaaagaccccctttgccgagggctaggctagaccctcggcaaagagtttttttttggttttttgaatccagtttttttgtggtgctataatacattatttcaatctcaattttaaaatttgggccaaatttgactttttttgatatatttccctaatttatttcttttcgttgattttttcgaatatttcaaatttgaactgcaggtggatggaataatgcaatttagtgattcaaaaaatgttattcatagtatttggtgtatgttgagtccctatccacgaactcacatcaaatttcgggcatcttcttcacgtaacatgacgaggaacttgtcggaaaagtgtttttaaattatataa
This sequence is a window from Miscanthus floridulus cultivar M001 chromosome 10, ASM1932011v1, whole genome shotgun sequence. Protein-coding genes within it:
- the LOC136489357 gene encoding uncharacterized protein — translated: MDNSCPYFSTLACCADVASLLEMSGLLDVAAARPAAASRPAAPRAPPPHHRPAPRRPAPDRPARPTGARPAATVTPRAPGPRPPEEEGGGAGHRRSPTPPLASTRRRCPAPATPPAHTRPRPSAGPPRGGGEPPRHPSATGEGGGPRATRQPRPRCPPCPPPFRAEGGRKGGDEKGNRRREEAEKRGGGGAPPRPLDAAPSAASDVQVCPSLASWCTMLVKEEV